In Planktothrix serta PCC 8927, a single window of DNA contains:
- a CDS encoding tetratricopeptide repeat protein, with the protein MTELEQVAEALDRQDYRQAAKLLKQLQQQAPDNPWVQLYAGRWYEGTDKLETAEKVYRKLLKDATNPKIVAQARQGLQRIETLEQNRRQQAIVEAKTDPTNTEPGVLILEPLAPEQKQNAAKTLARMLKTDPYTARIQLQSRGWRLYKTGEIGELKVYGQEMLEAGIPVFWVSLTDIQKLHVFRVKSIQSLSPQPTIICQNEQDQLGSMTFNWQEVSQRVEGLLPLFMEMLDYDPRRPKSERFRHKEMTQDYAQILDLHLPRRGCILRFCDQSYDFQEGIDFSQFSSETSGLPTRQNTNRMNWNLLIEQFNLYLTHAQLWSEFTPFAETTLDYTQLLGRIKPYIDLSRKSESIWDNAFQLYSGLVFFKQAK; encoded by the coding sequence ATGACAGAACTCGAACAAGTTGCGGAAGCCCTAGACCGTCAGGACTACCGCCAAGCGGCAAAACTGTTAAAACAACTGCAACAGCAAGCGCCGGACAATCCTTGGGTACAGTTATATGCTGGGCGTTGGTATGAAGGAACAGATAAACTAGAAACCGCAGAAAAAGTTTATCGTAAATTATTAAAAGATGCCACTAACCCCAAAATTGTCGCTCAGGCGCGTCAAGGTTTACAACGCATTGAAACCCTGGAACAAAATCGACGTCAACAAGCCATTGTTGAAGCAAAAACTGATCCAACTAATACCGAACCCGGTGTTTTAATATTAGAACCTCTGGCTCCCGAACAAAAGCAAAATGCCGCCAAAACCCTCGCCCGAATGTTAAAAACCGATCCCTATACCGCTAGAATACAGTTACAAAGTCGGGGTTGGCGACTATATAAAACCGGGGAAATCGGAGAATTAAAAGTTTATGGTCAAGAAATGTTAGAAGCAGGAATTCCTGTATTTTGGGTGTCGTTAACCGATATTCAAAAGCTTCATGTATTCCGAGTAAAATCAATTCAATCCCTATCCCCACAACCGACTATTATTTGTCAAAATGAACAGGATCAATTAGGCTCGATGACGTTTAATTGGCAAGAAGTTAGCCAACGGGTTGAGGGATTATTACCCTTATTTATGGAAATGTTAGATTATGATCCGCGTCGGCCCAAATCAGAGCGATTTCGGCATAAAGAAATGACTCAAGATTATGCTCAAATTTTGGATTTACATTTACCACGACGAGGTTGTATTTTAAGGTTTTGTGATCAGAGTTATGACTTTCAAGAAGGGATTGATTTTAGTCAATTTTCGAGTGAAACTAGCGGACTTCCAACCCGTCAAAATACAAATCGGATGAATTGGAATCTGTTAATAGAACAGTTTAACCTTTATTTAACTCACGCTCAACTCTGGTCAGAGTTTACACCTTTTGCAGAAACAACCTTAGATTATACTCAACTTTTGGGCCGGATTAAACCTTATATTGATTTATCTCGAAAATCAGAAAGCATTTGGGATAATGCGTTTCAACTCTATAGCGGGTTGGTATTTTTTAAACAAGCAAAATAA
- the patX gene encoding heterocyst-inhibiting protein PatX: MQIYTSLILSVCLSVGLTTNALAVNFSTNQLSDIVNGQQLLSARTRLNGPYQPDRGEGRRDFRDTTHSDDVNSQL; encoded by the coding sequence ATGCAAATCTATACATCTTTAATTTTATCAGTTTGTTTATCGGTTGGTCTTACAACTAACGCTTTAGCGGTTAATTTTTCCACTAATCAATTATCCGATATTGTTAATGGCCAACAATTACTTTCCGCCCGAACTCGACTCAATGGCCCTTATCAACCCGACAGAGGGGAAGGACGTCGGGATTTCAGAGATACAACCCATTCTGATGATGTTAATTCTCAACTCTAA
- a CDS encoding FAD-dependent oxidoreductase: protein MNQLQADVLVVGGGTGGTAAALQAARRGAKTILVSQWPMLGGMLTSGGVPAPDGNELVAFQTGIWGAFLRELNQRQPEGLDNAWVSFFTYHPQIGANIFADWVKAEPNLLWISGQQPLGVVKQGNSITEVRFDSCTICAKIILDATELGDVLELAEIPYRWGWELQAEWQEPSAPIDEFSFIKTTPVQAPTWVFIMQDFGKDQIAPEIPAPAIDTPELFINAWKNYDIESFINYGRLPGQRFMINWPLQGNDYDQNLDRLIGSDSERLQFWQESFWHSQSFARFIQQQLGQRYGLATGSFPIENRPNFNTDSTILSAFALHPYYRESRRVQGLTTIREQDILPIKQGFTALLPINEIGECEAIAIGNYANDHHYTTFGLPVQPKSLRWGGRWTGTPFTIPYRALIPVSVDNLLVCEKNISVSHLANGATRLQPVVLGIGQAAGMAAALCIEQGIKPHELSVKILQNALLTDKIAPQAIIPLFNLPPDHPDWLNWQYYYLDHPEFYPPDANCPASAISPHPSKDSQLFSGIFQRQGHQDYTLTLTEGKLTGQTWRLVTLHPEINQQLQKISTASLLTVYARLNVSGHWLIVEAF, encoded by the coding sequence ATGAATCAATTACAAGCCGATGTTTTAGTGGTTGGAGGCGGAACCGGGGGAACTGCGGCTGCATTACAAGCCGCCCGTCGTGGGGCGAAGACCATTTTAGTTAGTCAATGGCCCATGTTAGGGGGAATGTTAACCTCTGGGGGCGTTCCTGCACCAGATGGCAATGAATTAGTCGCGTTTCAAACGGGAATTTGGGGGGCTTTTTTACGAGAATTAAACCAACGTCAACCCGAAGGTTTAGATAATGCTTGGGTGAGTTTCTTTACTTATCATCCCCAAATTGGAGCGAATATTTTTGCAGATTGGGTGAAAGCCGAACCGAATTTATTATGGATTTCAGGACAACAACCTTTAGGAGTGGTAAAACAAGGGAATTCTATTACAGAAGTTAGATTTGATTCCTGTACAATTTGTGCTAAAATTATATTAGATGCAACGGAATTAGGCGATGTTTTGGAATTAGCAGAAATCCCCTATCGTTGGGGATGGGAATTACAAGCCGAATGGCAAGAACCCAGCGCTCCCATTGATGAATTTTCCTTTATTAAAACAACCCCAGTGCAAGCTCCAACCTGGGTTTTTATCATGCAAGATTTTGGAAAAGATCAAATCGCCCCGGAAATTCCCGCCCCTGCTATTGATACCCCAGAATTATTTATTAATGCTTGGAAAAATTACGATATAGAATCATTTATCAACTATGGTAGACTTCCCGGTCAACGGTTTATGATTAACTGGCCACTTCAGGGAAATGATTATGATCAAAATTTAGATCGTTTAATTGGTTCAGATTCTGAACGGTTACAATTTTGGCAAGAAAGTTTTTGGCATAGTCAAAGTTTTGCCCGGTTTATTCAACAACAACTCGGACAACGCTATGGGTTAGCAACGGGAAGTTTCCCAATAGAAAATCGACCGAATTTTAATACAGATTCGACTATTTTATCGGCTTTTGCCTTACATCCTTATTATCGAGAAAGTCGTCGAGTTCAAGGATTAACTACAATTCGGGAACAGGATATTTTACCGATTAAACAGGGTTTTACGGCTTTATTACCCATAAATGAAATAGGAGAATGTGAAGCGATCGCTATTGGAAATTATGCTAACGATCATCATTATACCACTTTTGGATTACCCGTACAACCTAAAAGTTTACGTTGGGGAGGACGTTGGACAGGAACACCCTTTACTATTCCCTATCGCGCCTTAATTCCTGTTAGTGTTGATAATTTATTAGTCTGTGAAAAAAATATTTCTGTTTCCCATCTTGCTAACGGTGCAACTCGTTTACAACCTGTTGTCTTAGGAATAGGACAAGCAGCAGGAATGGCAGCAGCCTTATGTATTGAACAAGGAATAAAACCCCATGAATTATCTGTTAAAATCTTACAAAATGCCTTGTTAACTGATAAAATTGCTCCTCAAGCTATTATTCCTTTATTTAATTTACCTCCTGATCATCCCGATTGGTTAAACTGGCAATATTATTATTTAGATCATCCCGAATTTTATCCTCCTGATGCTAATTGTCCTGCATCTGCAATTTCTCCCCATCCTTCAAAAGATAGTCAGCTTTTTTCGGGTATTTTTCAACGTCAGGGTCATCAAGACTATACCCTCACTTTAACGGAAGGGAAGTTAACGGGTCAAACCTGGAGATTAGTAACGCTACATCCAGAAATTAACCAACAATTACAAAAGATTTCTACGGCTTCCCTCCTAACGGTTTACGCACGTTTAAACGTCTCTGGTCATTGGTTAATTGTAGAAGCATTTTAA
- a CDS encoding SLBB domain-containing protein: protein MTKILFLKPKLTLGVSLTVAVILGHLSTAQAQWPPTEPIAVPSSTINPAVEDNQGYTLGPGDLLQLDIFNVPEYSGNNGQHQVSIDGSINLPLIGNISVQGMTLDQVTAIVQQRYGEYLQRPLLTLQLVAARPLQIAVTGEVQRPGSYMLSATSSTNNSLATPEVQGGRGRLPTITRVLQMAGGITPSADVRQVKIRRSQGNAGEKILNLDLWELMQTGDLRQDITLRDGDTIYIPTATEHNALESSQLVTANFASNNNQPINVAVVGAVNRPGTHTLRLEPIPQVTPEPGQLTEGVVSTASGGILTVTQALKVAGGITSQADIRNIQVRRLTRTGTEQQITVDLWKLLQEGDVTQDAMLQQGDTIIVPTATATETEENAEVAAASFSPDKLKISIVGEVVAPGAKSVAPNTSLNQALVEAGGLNESRANKKEVELIRLHPNGTVSRRPIPINLSAEVNEETNPKLRNNDVIVVGRSGGASFRDGLGTVLNSLSPINNFLGLFRFVNIF from the coding sequence ATGACAAAAATTCTATTCTTAAAACCTAAATTAACCCTGGGCGTTTCCCTGACCGTTGCGGTCATCCTGGGACATCTATCAACCGCCCAGGCTCAATGGCCACCGACCGAACCCATAGCGGTTCCGTCATCAACAATAAATCCTGCGGTTGAAGACAACCAAGGTTATACATTAGGGCCAGGAGATCTTTTACAACTGGATATTTTTAATGTTCCTGAATATAGTGGTAATAATGGTCAACATCAAGTCTCCATTGATGGTTCGATAAATTTACCTTTAATTGGCAATATTTCAGTTCAGGGTATGACCTTAGACCAAGTAACGGCTATTGTTCAACAACGCTATGGGGAATATTTACAACGACCCCTGTTAACCCTGCAATTAGTCGCTGCTCGTCCTCTACAAATTGCTGTCACCGGAGAAGTTCAACGTCCGGGGTCTTATATGTTGTCCGCAACTTCCTCCACAAACAATTCCTTGGCTACCCCAGAAGTTCAGGGGGGGAGGGGTCGTTTACCAACGATTACCCGTGTTTTGCAAATGGCGGGGGGAATTACCCCTTCGGCGGATGTCCGACAGGTGAAAATTCGTCGTTCTCAGGGAAATGCAGGGGAAAAAATTCTGAATTTGGATTTGTGGGAATTGATGCAAACGGGGGATTTACGCCAGGATATTACCTTGCGCGATGGCGACACAATTTATATTCCCACAGCCACAGAACACAACGCGCTGGAATCTTCCCAATTAGTAACGGCTAATTTTGCGAGTAATAATAATCAACCAATTAATGTGGCGGTTGTTGGGGCTGTTAATCGCCCTGGAACCCATACCTTAAGGTTAGAACCTATTCCCCAAGTTACCCCAGAACCGGGTCAATTAACTGAAGGTGTTGTTTCAACGGCCAGTGGGGGAATATTAACCGTAACACAAGCTTTGAAAGTGGCGGGGGGAATTACTTCTCAAGCGGATATCCGTAATATTCAGGTGCGACGGCTGACCCGCACGGGAACAGAACAACAGATTACAGTGGATTTATGGAAACTTTTACAGGAAGGAGATGTCACTCAAGATGCCATGTTACAACAGGGAGATACGATTATTGTGCCAACGGCGACAGCGACTGAAACAGAAGAAAATGCAGAAGTAGCCGCCGCGAGTTTTTCTCCCGATAAGCTAAAAATTAGTATTGTGGGTGAAGTGGTAGCTCCAGGTGCGAAAAGCGTTGCTCCGAATACATCCTTGAATCAAGCACTGGTGGAGGCGGGAGGATTGAATGAATCTCGTGCTAATAAGAAAGAGGTGGAGTTAATTCGCTTACATCCTAATGGGACGGTTTCTCGACGACCAATTCCGATTAATTTATCGGCGGAAGTTAACGAAGAAACGAATCCCAAGCTTAGAAATAATGATGTTATTGTCGTCGGTCGGTCGGGGGGGGCTTCCTTCCGAGATGGTTTAGGGACGGTGTTAAATTCCTTAAGTCCGATTAACAATTTCTTGGGATTATTTCGGTTTGTTAATATTTTTTAA
- a CDS encoding polysaccharide biosynthesis tyrosine autokinase: MKTRKLSRLSAGHSLNKPLYSVERIPSGSPLYYDADLYPLEYNQGEKSNFLQVLWKRAIAVLGVTTAVTAGVYLWTINQTPEYKGSFQILVESQPQLEPQASNLEGKPDLDYYSQVEILQSPKLLSGILKAIQTRYPEVTYDSLFNKTTGQTFLKNDILSIKPLKETRIVEVSYQDSEPQKVQFVLEKLAEGYLKYSIPEDNKAQEREQQFKLIQEQIASLEEKLPPIKQEIQKLQQQYNFIDPQLQTQYLAQQNSQIQSQKLETKAQLQQQESQYQTLQKQLGLKPEEALLASALSQSPQYQSLLQELLQLETKIAIESARFKGTAPQIQVLLDQRSQLLPLLEEEAKRILGKNSNQVDPNIIRFQDSIRMELIQQLVMTANNIEMLKVRNEVLEKATQEFNQYSQVFPVVFSRYNDLQQQLKTTNTQLTELTNKRQAMQLEVVPKTKSEPWELIAPPRIPSQMNGELMAVSPNVPLNLALGGLAGLFLGVITAQILERLNTVYRTTHEVTDSISLPLLGVIPASNEALILPGSIAPTIDISNITYPACSPFQEAFRALNANLRLLNPEGSVRSCVITSATPADGKSTIAMNLAQGAAAMGQRVLLVDADLRCPRIHTMLEVKNQQGLTNIITEKLEFQTVIQQVPYDENLYVLTAGEYYPDPTRLLSSKPMQELMKQLQESFDLIIYDTAPVLGLADANLLAPYTDGLMMVVGLGKTDREAFSLALREINTAGVPVLGMVANGDKQETHYYRDY; this comes from the coding sequence ATGAAAACTAGGAAATTATCTCGGTTATCTGCTGGTCACTCTCTAAATAAACCTCTGTATTCTGTAGAAAGAATTCCTTCCGGGAGTCCTTTATATTATGATGCGGATTTATATCCTTTGGAATATAATCAGGGAGAAAAATCTAATTTTTTGCAGGTGTTATGGAAACGAGCTATTGCTGTTTTAGGGGTGACAACAGCCGTTACTGCGGGAGTTTATCTGTGGACAATTAATCAGACTCCTGAATATAAAGGGTCGTTTCAAATTTTAGTTGAATCTCAGCCTCAACTTGAACCTCAAGCGTCTAATTTAGAAGGGAAGCCAGATTTAGATTATTATTCTCAAGTTGAAATTTTACAAAGTCCTAAATTATTGTCAGGAATTCTTAAAGCAATTCAAACCCGCTATCCTGAAGTTACTTATGATTCTCTATTTAATAAAACCACAGGACAAACCTTTCTTAAAAATGATATTCTCTCGATTAAACCGTTAAAAGAGACTCGAATTGTAGAGGTGAGTTATCAAGATTCTGAACCTCAGAAAGTGCAATTTGTTTTAGAAAAACTAGCAGAAGGCTATTTAAAATATAGTATTCCTGAAGATAACAAAGCCCAAGAGCGTGAACAACAATTCAAGCTAATTCAAGAGCAAATTGCCAGTTTAGAGGAAAAACTTCCCCCAATTAAACAAGAAATTCAAAAACTACAACAACAATATAACTTTATTGATCCGCAACTGCAAACTCAATATTTAGCTCAACAAAATAGTCAAATACAATCCCAAAAGTTAGAAACTAAAGCTCAACTTCAACAACAAGAATCTCAATATCAAACCTTACAAAAACAGTTAGGATTAAAACCCGAAGAGGCGTTACTCGCATCCGCCTTAAGTCAGTCTCCCCAATATCAAAGTTTACTACAAGAGTTATTACAATTAGAGACAAAAATTGCGATTGAATCTGCCCGTTTTAAAGGGACTGCTCCTCAAATTCAAGTGTTATTAGATCAGCGATCGCAATTATTGCCTTTATTAGAAGAGGAAGCGAAACGGATTTTAGGAAAAAATTCTAATCAAGTTGATCCTAATATTATCCGGTTTCAAGATTCTATTAGAATGGAACTCATCCAGCAGTTAGTGATGACTGCTAATAATATTGAGATGTTGAAGGTTAGAAATGAAGTTTTAGAAAAAGCCACTCAAGAATTTAACCAATATTCCCAAGTTTTCCCGGTGGTTTTTAGTCGTTATAACGATTTACAACAACAGTTAAAAACTACCAATACTCAACTGACAGAACTCACGAATAAACGCCAAGCGATGCAATTAGAAGTCGTTCCCAAAACGAAATCGGAACCCTGGGAATTGATTGCACCTCCTCGCATTCCCAGTCAAATGAATGGAGAATTAATGGCGGTTTCTCCGAATGTTCCTTTGAATTTAGCATTAGGAGGATTAGCCGGATTATTTTTAGGGGTAATTACCGCTCAAATTCTGGAAAGGTTGAATACTGTTTATCGCACAACTCATGAAGTAACTGATAGTATTAGTTTACCGTTATTAGGGGTAATTCCTGCTAGTAATGAAGCATTAATCCTTCCGGGTTCTATTGCTCCTACTATCGATATTTCTAATATCACCTATCCCGCTTGTAGCCCATTCCAAGAGGCATTCCGAGCGTTAAATGCAAATTTACGTCTACTCAATCCTGAAGGTTCTGTGCGTTCCTGTGTGATTACTTCTGCAACTCCAGCCGATGGAAAATCAACGATTGCGATGAATTTAGCCCAAGGAGCCGCTGCAATGGGTCAACGGGTTTTATTAGTCGATGCTGACTTGCGTTGTCCTCGAATTCATACCATGTTAGAGGTGAAAAATCAACAAGGTTTAACTAATATTATTACGGAAAAATTAGAGTTTCAAACGGTTATTCAACAGGTTCCCTATGACGAGAATTTATATGTGTTAACCGCCGGAGAATATTATCCAGATCCGACTCGGTTATTATCCTCAAAACCTATGCAAGAGTTAATGAAACAATTGCAGGAATCCTTCGATTTAATTATCTACGATACCGCCCCGGTTTTAGGGTTAGCTGATGCTAATTTATTGGCTCCTTATACTGATGGGTTAATGATGGTTGTAGGTTTAGGAAAAACCGACCGAGAAGCCTTTAGTTTAGCTCTGCGGGAAATTAACACCGCCGGGGTTCCCGTGTTAGGAATGGTTGCTAATGGGGATAAACAAGAAACCCATTATTATCGGGATTATTAA
- a CDS encoding tyrosine-type recombinase/integrase: MKTFTYSPRGLARIERNGENLRIVFPRSLFNGKVKTFALGLKADSPTDRKKAEEICNAINADIRFDQLDVTLERYKPRHKSHSYKNKVSELYPDIALVELYQKFIEYKKPTWKIATLHHRTRCILPLIKKSGVTSPYQALELRQWLVNNTSEGYTKKVLQQINAAFKWALSAKLLRGDNPFDGMAKEFKDNYERNEPEPNAFTQEEKEKILEAFRNHVIPGNSYRHYYPLVQFLFLTGCRPSEAIGLKWGNVNNNHVAFKESITTVGGKVIKNQGSKNNKVRKFPMNQALREFMNSIKPDDVNVNDLVFPSPEGSPINYNNFSQRAWDKIVDPIVQRNTTPYSCRDTFITEQVNSSVPTLSVAKWCDTSVSIIEKHYFDSTVNLILPV; the protein is encoded by the coding sequence ATGAAAACATTCACATATAGTCCGAGAGGTTTGGCACGGATAGAAAGAAATGGGGAAAACCTGCGGATTGTTTTCCCCAGAAGCTTGTTCAATGGCAAGGTTAAAACTTTTGCTTTGGGACTAAAGGCGGATAGTCCAACTGATAGAAAAAAGGCTGAAGAGATTTGTAATGCAATCAATGCTGATATCCGGTTTGATCAACTTGATGTCACCCTAGAACGATATAAACCGCGCCATAAAAGCCACTCTTATAAAAATAAAGTCTCGGAACTATACCCAGATATTGCACTGGTTGAACTTTATCAAAAGTTTATTGAGTATAAAAAACCGACCTGGAAAATTGCCACATTACACCACAGAACCCGGTGTATTTTGCCTCTGATTAAAAAGTCTGGTGTAACCTCTCCCTATCAGGCTTTAGAGTTGCGTCAATGGTTGGTTAACAATACCTCTGAAGGTTACACCAAGAAAGTTTTGCAACAAATCAATGCAGCGTTTAAGTGGGCATTATCAGCCAAACTTTTAAGGGGGGATAACCCATTTGACGGAATGGCAAAAGAGTTTAAGGATAACTACGAAAGAAACGAACCAGAGCCTAACGCCTTTACTCAAGAAGAGAAGGAAAAAATCTTAGAAGCCTTTCGTAATCACGTCATACCGGGTAACAGTTACCGCCATTATTATCCGTTAGTTCAGTTTCTATTCCTAACAGGTTGTCGTCCGAGTGAAGCGATTGGCTTGAAATGGGGAAATGTAAATAATAATCATGTTGCCTTTAAAGAATCTATTACAACAGTAGGAGGGAAGGTTATTAAAAATCAAGGTAGTAAAAATAATAAGGTTAGAAAGTTCCCCATGAATCAAGCTCTCAGAGAGTTTATGAATTCTATTAAACCTGATGATGTTAATGTCAATGATTTAGTTTTCCCTAGCCCTGAAGGTAGTCCGATTAATTACAATAATTTTTCTCAACGGGCTTGGGATAAAATTGTTGACCCTATTGTTCAACGGAATACAACCCCCTATTCTTGTCGTGATACTTTCATCACTGAACAAGTCAATAGCAGTGTCCCTACCCTCAGCGTTGCTAAGTGGTGCGATACCAGCGTTTCTATTATTGAAAAGCATTATTTTGATAGCACCGTTAATCTAATTCTTCCAGTCTAA
- a CDS encoding phage/plasmid primase, P4 family has protein sequence MIHTMITESTKSTQDNRTLPKDSQVLYVATEHLREWVEGSAVSNAITSPNIESISAEEANKRVKPKNPIKDPGWWCRGVNWRTGEYLSERHGQFKPNHPHHNPETNENSKYLTASRMTPDAMFLKMPGNDNYWQNIYDSLSNPILWTEGAKKAGAGLSIDFPTIALTGVWNWGKKGKFAPEVLNWIQRGGVQYIGFDSDYREKPQCRDAIRKFCTLAREHGTELRIVSWSSEWKGMDDFIKANGKEAFLDAIKMAQTVEQWEKQFTKDDDKPSKGRPIPRLVAKEIAEDFQQRFKYHNQQQTWRYWNDKYWEKYDDGSFLSAVKTILDSKNVNYKGHAFLKDVVNLLECDLRARHWKTFDTSKYIAFSNGVLEVSTGKLLEHSPGFGFISHLPYDYKPIIIQDNILDTLKTGCPAVYRFMTEAMKGDERGIKKLLAAINGVIKFRFSELQQFVHLSGKPGTGKGTFLRLLQKCVGKGNYQGSSLSSLSSEYELASIIDKQLVIFSDERKQVGCETILKLTGGDDIRFREIRKSPGSAPFLGTTVIASNHTVFAGDTTGLDRRLCLIPFNNPVPIQKRTGELEHLMDEEIPQLIAVALRLSDHEVTQLIRGYGDADIAEFKLHEWRMKMESNSVAAFFNDTLVLDPTAETRVSFLFDVYKDFCEKAGLKPLSQVKFPKHLDELCSDYLGEKVTWDKLRRHSHFVGLRVRTEDDDGLPNYEQYLMKLAEASQLAPVAPVDAPVDAPVDAPVKPLSDRGLHQLHQFEGGLIENNISDQHSEVQPVEILQTEPENLPPSKSTSKPKPSDAQKDFEFITKLNNGDKLSQREQQVVNLIKDTFHQILKWEKKEDFLKDWKELTLAQVHLADLVLRWHSKGEKFFTKFLPRLGITPAELGLSDPTPKPIEPDGDQMSLL, from the coding sequence ATGATACATACAATGATAACAGAATCTACAAAATCCACACAAGACAACCGCACATTACCCAAAGATAGTCAAGTCCTGTATGTCGCTACAGAGCATTTACGGGAATGGGTAGAAGGTAGCGCCGTCAGCAATGCGATCACCAGTCCAAACATTGAATCTATCAGCGCTGAAGAAGCCAACAAGCGGGTAAAACCCAAAAACCCAATAAAAGACCCCGGATGGTGGTGTCGGGGTGTTAACTGGAGAACTGGAGAATATCTCTCAGAGCGTCATGGCCAGTTCAAGCCCAACCATCCTCACCATAACCCCGAAACAAATGAGAACTCTAAATATTTAACAGCCAGTCGGATGACCCCGGATGCGATGTTCCTGAAAATGCCCGGAAATGACAACTACTGGCAAAACATCTATGACAGTCTTAGTAACCCTATCCTCTGGACAGAAGGAGCCAAAAAAGCCGGGGCGGGTTTATCCATTGACTTCCCTACCATTGCTTTAACCGGGGTTTGGAATTGGGGCAAAAAAGGAAAATTCGCCCCTGAAGTCTTAAACTGGATTCAACGTGGGGGGGTACAGTACATTGGTTTTGACTCAGATTACCGGGAGAAACCCCAATGTAGAGACGCCATTCGTAAATTCTGTACTTTAGCTAGAGAACACGGAACAGAGCTTAGGATTGTTTCGTGGAGCTCTGAGTGGAAGGGGATGGATGATTTCATTAAAGCCAATGGTAAGGAAGCTTTCTTAGATGCAATTAAGATGGCTCAAACTGTTGAACAGTGGGAGAAGCAATTCACCAAAGATGATGATAAACCCTCAAAAGGTAGACCCATCCCTAGGTTAGTTGCCAAAGAGATTGCAGAAGACTTTCAACAGCGTTTTAAATACCACAACCAACAACAAACATGGCGGTATTGGAATGATAAATACTGGGAAAAATATGATGATGGTTCCTTCTTATCTGCCGTCAAAACCATCTTAGATTCTAAGAATGTTAACTACAAAGGGCACGCATTTTTAAAAGATGTTGTCAACCTGTTAGAGTGTGACTTGCGGGCGAGACACTGGAAAACATTTGACACTAGCAAATATATTGCCTTTAGCAATGGGGTGTTAGAAGTTTCTACCGGAAAACTGTTAGAACATTCTCCGGGTTTTGGGTTTATTTCTCATCTTCCCTATGACTATAAACCTATCATTATTCAGGACAATATCTTAGACACCTTAAAAACTGGATGCCCTGCGGTGTATCGGTTTATGACGGAAGCGATGAAAGGGGATGAACGCGGCATTAAGAAACTTTTAGCCGCGATTAACGGGGTAATTAAATTTAGGTTTAGTGAGTTACAGCAATTTGTTCATCTGTCAGGGAAACCGGGTACAGGTAAAGGAACATTCTTAAGATTGCTGCAAAAATGCGTCGGTAAAGGCAACTATCAAGGGTCTAGTTTATCGTCTTTGTCCAGTGAATATGAACTAGCCTCTATTATTGATAAACAGTTAGTTATCTTTTCCGATGAACGGAAACAAGTTGGCTGTGAAACAATTTTGAAGTTAACCGGGGGGGATGATATCCGGTTTAGGGAAATTCGGAAAAGTCCGGGGTCAGCGCCTTTCCTAGGTACAACTGTTATCGCTAGTAATCACACCGTTTTTGCTGGAGATACCACTGGGTTAGATCGGAGGCTGTGCTTAATTCCGTTTAACAATCCGGTTCCAATTCAAAAACGGACGGGGGAACTGGAACATTTAATGGATGAGGAAATCCCTCAATTAATTGCTGTTGCCCTGCGGTTATCTGATCACGAAGTTACCCAACTCATTAGAGGTTATGGGGATGCGGATATTGCAGAATTCAAGCTGCATGAATGGCGGATGAAGATGGAATCTAACAGTGTTGCCGCGTTCTTTAACGATACTTTGGTACTTGACCCAACGGCTGAAACCCGTGTGAGTTTCCTTTTTGATGTCTATAAAGATTTTTGTGAAAAGGCCGGATTGAAGCCACTATCTCAAGTTAAATTCCCTAAACACTTAGACGAATTATGCAGCGACTATTTAGGGGAAAAGGTGACTTGGGATAAGTTACGCCGTCATTCCCATTTTGTCGGATTGCGGGTAAGAACTGAAGATGACGACGGTTTACCCAACTATGAACAATATTTGATGAAATTAGCAGAAGCGAGTCAACTTGCACCAGTTGCACCAGTTGATGCACCAGTTGATGCACCAGTTGATGCACCAGTTAAACCCTTATCTGATAGGGGTTTGCACCAGTTGCACCAGTTTGAGGGGGGGTTGATAGAAAATAATATTTCTGATCAACATTCAGAAGTTCAACCCGTAGAAATTCTCCAAACAGAACCCGAAAATCTCCCGCCGTCAAAATCCACATCTAAGCCGAAACCGTCTGACGCTCAGAAGGATTTTGAGTTTATAACCAAACTAAATAATGGCGATAAACTTTCCCAGAGAGAACAGCAAGTTGTCAACCTGATTAAAGATACCTTTCATCAGATTCTTAAGTGGGAGAAAAAAGAAGATTTTTTGAAGGACTGGAAAGAACTAACACTCGCTCAGGTTCACCTAGCTGACCTAGTATTGAGATGGCACAGCAAAGGAGAGAAGTTTTTCACCAAGTTTTTACCCCGATTGGGAATTACCCCGGCTGAGTTAGGACTATCTGACCCCACTCCTAAACCCATAGAACCGGACGGTGATCAGATGTCATTGTTGTAG